Genomic segment of Gracilinanus agilis isolate LMUSP501 unplaced genomic scaffold, AgileGrace unplaced_scaffold332, whole genome shotgun sequence:
GTGTTTAGTGTACTATCTTGATTAGGAATTTATGTAGGTCTCCAGTGACTTCCaaaaagctctttgaggtcaaggTTTTCTGGAATAACTGAAAAGAGTGGATTCCTCCTTTAGCTGTTCTTTGTCAAAAGtggtttatacaaaaatatcctTTTCATCAAGGACCCAATGCTTACATTTCCCACATGTGTTAGTACATACTGTCAAAGTTTATCCCAATACAATAACTCCTTCACAGATACTACATATCTTCCAAGGAATGACTTTCTACTCAAATATAGTAACTGCTTAATtaaaaaagtcattccccaatatttaatgaataacttaaaacatagataattggtttttaaaatgaaacagatatttatttcattgtattccaacttcattttaaatattaggaaaCCAAAGTATTAGAAAACTAAGATTCTTTCCCCTGTAAATTTCAGAGGCAAAGGCAGGACAGTCCCCACAAGAGTTCTTATATAATTACAAATGGATTTTAGTGTCCCAAAGTTTGAGATTGGTCAGgattaaggaatttttttttgggggggtggggtttgCTTTTAACCTCCAACAtctgttatccaaggctaatcattccatttctttttctatagtgGATATATCACTGGATCCTGAAACACACAGTTTTCATCTTATTGTGCCTGaagattttaagtatttaaagtaTGAACCTGACTCACAAGACCAGCCTGACAAACAAGAAGACTATTTTGTTACTGTGTTGGGGGCTCAGACCTTTACCAGTGGAACACACTACTGGGAAGTAGATGTGGAAGGTCAGACAGAGTGGGTACTAGGAATTTGTGAAGATTCAGTCAGCAAAAATGGGAATGTCTCCATATTATTTGAGGATGTAAGAGCTATAATAggtttaaaagatgaaaatgaaatgctTTTCTGGAGATCATCAGATTTCTTTTATAAGATGCCTACAAATAAGGTGGGCATTTTACTTAACTATGAGGAGGGCAATGTTTCATTTTATGATATGAAAAACAGATGTGTTCTCTTTAGTTTCCCAAATTCAGCTTTTCAAGGGCCTGTTCGCCCTTTCTTCTCTACTTCTCTTTTGAATAAAGGAAATACCTCTTAATCACTCATTACCTACCCCAACAATACTCTGAAGACAGATGGTAAATTACTGTTAGAGACAATG
This window contains:
- the LOC123254812 gene encoding probable E3 ubiquitin-protein ligase TRIML1, whose translation is DISLDPETHSFHLIVPEDFKYLKYEPDSQDQPDKQEDYFVTVLGAQTFTSGTHYWEVDVEGQTEWVLGICEDSVSKNGNVSILFEDVRAIIGLKDENEMLFWRSSDFFYKMPTNKVGILLNYEEGNVSFYDMKNRCVLFSFPNSAFQGPVRPFFSTSLLNKGNTS